A single window of Gadus morhua chromosome 22, gadMor3.0, whole genome shotgun sequence DNA harbors:
- the gtf2h4 gene encoding general transcription factor IIH subunit 4, producing MKLRVQLQCKNLHEYLKELSPEILDKLYNHPATCLAVYRELPALAKNYVMRMLFLDHPLPQAALALWVKKDSQKYHDECVSVLTSLRLWHTQQLQGGLQGNILNPIFKDNLRIALLGGGKAWSDEGSSIGPDRHARDVGSLDRYAMERWEVILHFMVGSPNAAVSQDLAQLLSQAGLMRSDPGEAPCITSAGFQFLLLDTSSQLWYFTLQYLNTAQTRGMDLVEILSFLFQLSFSTLGRDYSVEGMSESLLTFLQHLREFGLVFQRKRKSRRYYPTRLAITLAAGITSKPSSSSNPMDVAPGTVDTSFIVVETNYRIYAYTSSELQIALVALFSEMLYRFPNVVVGTVTRESVQQAIANGITAQQIIHFLRTRAHPIMLKETPVVPSTITDQIRLWELERDRLQFTEGVLYNQFLSQADFEVLRDRAQGLGCLVWQNVPHRVMVVTQQGHSEVKKFWKRQKSST from the exons ATGAAGCTTCGTGTCCAACTGCAATGTAAAAATCTACATGAATACCTGAAAGAGTTGAGTCCAGAGATCCTGGACAAACTGTACAACCACCCGGCAACATGTTTAGCAGTGTACAG GGAGCTGCCTGCATTGGCGAAGAATTATGTGATGCGAATGCTTTTCCTAGATCACCCTCTTCCCCAGGCAGCACTGGCTCTGTGGGTGAAGAAAGACAGTCAAAA ATATCATGATGAATGTGTCTCAGTGCTGACCAGTCTAAGACTGTGGCACACACAGCAGCTACAGGGCGGTCTTCAAGGCAACATCTTAAACCCCATCTTCAAAGACAATCTCAGGATTGCCCTTCTTGGGGG GGGCAAAGCGTGGTCGGACGAGGGGAGCAGCATCGGACCCGACCGCCATGCCCGGGATGTGGGCAGCCTGGACCGCTACGCGATGGAGCGCTGGGAGGTGATCCTGCACTTCATGGTGGGCTCCCCCAACGCTGCCGTCAGCCAAGACCTAGCGCAGCTGCTCTCACAAGCTGGCCTCATgagaag TGACCCAGGGGAGGCGCCCTGCATCACCTCCGCTGGGTTCCAGTTCCTCCTTCTGGACACATCCAGTCAGCTGTGGTACTTCACCCTCCAGTACCTCAACACTGCACAG ACTCGGGGCATGGACCTGGTGGAGATTCTGTCCTTCTTGTTCCAGCTCAGCTTCTCCACCCTGGGCAGA GATTACTCCGTGGAGGGCATGAGCGAATCCCTGCTCACGTTCCTTCAGCACCTGAGGGAGTTCGGTCTGGTGTTCCAGAGGAAG AGGAAGTCCAGGAGGTATTACCCCACCAGGCTGGCCATCACGCTGGCCGCAGGCATCACCAGCaagccttcctcttcctccaatcCCATGGATGTGGCCCCTGGCACCGTGGACACCAGCTTCATCGTGGTAGAAACCAACTACCGCATATATGCCTACACAA GCTCTGAGCTCCAGATAGCTCTGGTAGCGCTGTTCAGTGAGATGCTGTACCGCTTCCCCAACGTGGTGGTGGGCACGGTCACCAGGGAGTCGGTGCAGCAGGCCATCGCCAACGGGATCACCGCACAGCAG ATCATCCACTTCCTGAGGACCCGGGCACACCCCATCATGTTGAAGGAG ACTCCGGTGGTGCCCTCCACCATCACGGATCAGATCAGACTGTGGGAGCTGGAGAGGGATCGATTGCAGTTCACAGAGG GAGTGCTCTACAACCAGTTCCTCTCCCAGGCAGACTTCGAGGTGTTGAGAGACCGGGCTCAG GGTCTTGGCTGTTTGGTGTGGCAGAATGTTCCGCACAGAGTGATGGTGGTTACACAACAAGGACACAGTGAAGTCAAGAAGTTCTGGAAGAGACAAAAATCGAGCACTTAA
- the sh3bp5lb gene encoding SH3 domain-binding protein 5-like — MEPQSSRQPLPCSGDPEPGDLREETPGEEAQDGDSRLREGGGHGRTTAGKMKPERGDEGETNTQEKCDDDDGGDKYEEELDPRIQGELEHLNQASDEINKLELQLDDARSSYRKILTDSARKLNAQNAKLGACIEKARPYYEARRLAKEAQQETQKAALRYERAVSMHTASREMVYVAEQGLLADRNTLDPTWQEMLNHATAKVNEAEEERLRSEREHQRVTQLCQDAEDRVQNLQKALKKVIVKSKPYFELKVQFNYILEEHKAKVVELERRVAKVKTRYSVALRNLEQISEQIHAQRGRVPPGRARPVSCGARSSPVGAEAAEVRAAAAPGGGGGGGGGAGGGLAAGALESDWADGEKTRQWVERHRKFGWGQRDSAGDATSVASLQTIASDLEKCDSVGHLGDLSDPGSLASEEADRERDLALRGPGKRRPDGGRDGGGKAESAEVAADPVVAVTAPPGSALSGSSLLAPDRATHTSGALSRKRHESFVKQHNRSVSL, encoded by the exons ATGGAGCCGCAGAGCTCGCGTCAACCGCTACCGTGTTCAGGGGACCCTGAGCCGGGGGACCTGCGGGAGGAGACTCCGGGAGAGGAGGCGCAGGATGGAGACAGCCGgctgagagaaggaggagggcatGGCAGGACTACAGCCGGCAAGATGAAGCCGGAACGCGGGGATGAGGGAGAAACAAACACGCAGGAGAAATGCGACGATGATGATGGGGGCGATAAATACGAAGAGGAACTGGACCCGAGAATTCAG GGAGAGCTGGAGCACCTCAATCAGGCCAGTGATGAGATCAACAAGCTGGAGCTGCAGCTGGAT GACGCCAGGTCTAGCTACAGGAAAATACTCACAGATTCTGCCAGAAAACTAAACGCTCAAAATGCGAAGCTGGGCGCATGTATTGAAAAGGCCAGGCCCTACTATGAAGCCCGCAGACTGGCCAAAGAG GCCCAGCAGGAGACCCAGAAGGCAGCCCTGCGGTACGAGAGGGCGGTGTCCATGCACACGGCGTCCAGGGAGATGGTCTACGTGGCGGAGCAGGGGCTGCTGGCCGACAGGAACACCCTGGACCCCACCTGGCAGGAGATGCTCAACCACGCCACCGCTAAG GTGAacgaggcagaggaagagcgTCTACGCAGCGAGCGGGAGCACCAGCGCGTCACCCAGCTGTGTCAGGACGCCGAGGACCGCGTGCAGAACCTGCAGAAGGCGCTGAAGAAGGTCATCGTCAAGTCCAAGCCCTACTTTGAGCTCAAAGTGCAGTTCAACTACATTCTGGAG GAGCACAAGGCcaaggtggtggagctggagcgGCGTGTGGCCAAGGTGAAGACCCGCTACTCCGTCGCCCTGCGCAACCTGGAGCAGATCAGCGAGCAGATCCACGCCCAGAGGGGGCGGGTCCCGCCCGGCCGGGCGCGGCCCGTGTCCTGCGGCGCGCGGAGCTCTCCCGTGGGCGCGGAGGCGGCGGAGgtgagggcggcggcggccccggggggaggaggaggaggaggaggaggagcagggggaggccTGGCAGCCGGGGCCCTGGAGAGCGACTGGGCCGACGGGGAGAAGACCCGGCAGTGGGTGGAGCGGCACAGGAAGTTCGGCTGGGGCCAGCGGGACTCGGCCGGGGACGCGACCTCGGTGGCCAGCCTGCAGACCATCGCCTCGGACCTGGAGAAGTGCGACTCGGTGGGGCACCTGGGGGACCTCAGCGACCCGGGCAGCCTGGCCAGCGAGGAGGCGGACAGGGAGCGGGACCTGGCCCTCAGGGGCCCGGGGAAGAGGCGTCCCGACGGAGGACGGGACGGCGGGGGAAAGGCAGAGAGCGCAGAGGTGGCAGCGGACCCTGTGGTGGCAGTAACCGCCCCGCCAGGAAGCGCCCTATCAGGAAGCAGCCTGCTGGCTCCTGATAGGGCGACGCATACGAGTGGTGCACTGAGCAGAAAGAGACATGAGAGCTTTGTCAAGCAGCACAACAGAAGCGTGAGCTTATGA